GGGCTGTCAGCGACGACTCCTCCAGCAACGAATTCGGACACCAGGAAGCCCGCGATGGAGacaacactcagggatcctactacgtccagctccccgacggtcgcctgcagaaggtgtcCTTCCATGTTGACGGTGACGATGGATACATCGCTGAAGTCACCTACTCCGGTGAGGCTCAGTTCCCCGACTCCAGCTCCGCCTCTTTCGAATCTCGTGAGGCTCCCAGGAGGACCTACTATGCTCCCGACTCCAACGAATCCAAGTAAATCTGGAAATCGACTCTAcgaatatttatgtataatttatgcaaataaatcttgaataaattaagaaaggtGTTATCAATTCCTTTCCAAAAGAACCAAGTTCATCTAGTGTcagtcgttctcattatatgtcctgcccatattcatttatttttcttaaatgttgttagaataacctctgatttagtttactctcgtatccacgttgctccttTTTTGTCACTCAttgttattctaatcattattctttccatagctttttatgttgcaactagctcatgttctaagtctttagtaaggctctaagtttctgttttatatatatatatatatatatatatatatatatatatatatatatgtatgtatgtatatatatataattttcaccaccttcacctttatattaaagtgtaattccaaaccTCAATGTAATCCTGAATAAGGGTTGCGAAGTGATCCGGaaaacgtgtcgacaccaaacaataaaaatgagaaaaggaaatgtatttctgctgttatcttgaaaactatcgGCAGGataatctgtccgaggagaagctgtcatCGATTTCTGGACGCCATTAAAACGTTGTCATt
Above is a window of Palaemon carinicauda isolate YSFRI2023 chromosome 30, ASM3689809v2, whole genome shotgun sequence DNA encoding:
- the LOC137623718 gene encoding cuticle protein 19-like, with the protein product MVSKVILVVLGLAALVAADDSFERYRYAAPRLSSASRESFESFESGEAKYNFNWAVSDDSSSNEFGHQEARDGDNTQGSYYVQLPDGRLQKVSFHVDGDDGYIAEVTYSGEAQFPDSSSASFESREAPRRTYYAPDSNESK